In one Desulfonatronum thiosulfatophilum genomic region, the following are encoded:
- a CDS encoding cupin domain-containing protein — protein sequence MHGMFLPQAERVFTDHPKFAGVRIAVLVRGADSDSVSVSQLEIDPGVEVPIHTHDPQLDSIFFLSGEAEVFINGEWRRVGPEDYLLAPSGVEHGVRNIGREPLRLFIHHSPPLL from the coding sequence ATGCACGGAATGTTTTTACCCCAGGCAGAGCGCGTTTTTACGGATCACCCCAAATTCGCCGGGGTCAGGATCGCCGTATTGGTACGGGGGGCGGATTCGGACAGTGTCAGCGTTTCTCAGTTGGAGATCGATCCCGGAGTCGAGGTGCCGATTCATACCCATGATCCGCAACTGGACTCCATTTTCTTCCTGTCCGGTGAGGCGGAAGTGTTCATCAACGGTGAGTGGCGGCGAGTAGGTCCGGAGGATTATCTTCTGGCCCCGTCGGGCGTAGAGCATGGAGTGCGGAATATCGGCCGGGAACCACTGCGGTTGTTTATCCATCACAGTCCGCCGCTGTTGTAG